From the Amblyraja radiata isolate CabotCenter1 chromosome 26, sAmbRad1.1.pri, whole genome shotgun sequence genome, one window contains:
- the cbx8 gene encoding chromobox protein homolog 8, which yields MELSAVGERVFAAESLLKRRIRKGQVEYLVKWKGWSPKYSTWEPEENILDARLISAFDEREREREIYGPKKRGPKPKTFLLKAKAKTYAFRSDVARGLRMTYPSRSGQESGFTSTRSREGLRRDPATTLQHNALSRGETSKDRNTRVEELPRTHQKTESHKHRGECGSRKKGSKHSKVDYKDNRVLGTCSPKMSAASELEGGMPTYPHFKRRKSEEPDSGSDELEGKVESGLLRLAGRQEAKLGGAARTHLNRASLGYSDGTYGADSHPLRTNQAVESTVSKNEPGVDAPPHKSKHLPEGPVPRNSVSDRPVSKPPLLATHQVSRFLSEPEESWSPSLNNLEKVVVTDVTSNFLTVTIKESSTDEGFFKEKV from the exons ATGGAGCTGTCTGCCGTGGGCGAGAGGGTTTTCGCCGCTGAATCTCTCCTCAAGCGACGCATCAGGAAA GGTCAAGTCGAGTACCTGGTGAAATGGAAGGGCTGGTCTCCCAA GTACAGTACGTGGGAGCCAGAAGAAAATATCCTGGACGCCCGGCTGATATCAGCCTTTGACGAGAG AGAACGAGAAAGAGAAATATATGGGCCAAAAAAGCGTGGACCCAAACCGAAAACGTTCCTTCTGAAG GCAAAGGCGAAAACCTACGCCTTCCGCAGTGATGTGGCGAGAGGTCTGAGGATGACCTACCCAAGCAGATCTGGTCAAGAATCCGGCTTCACCTCCACCAGGTCCAGAGAGGGTCTTCGGAGGGACCCCGCCACAACTTTGCAGCACAACGCTCTTTCCAGGGGCGAGACTTCTAAAGACAGGAATACCAGAGTGGAGGAGCTTCCGAGAACTCACCAGAAAACCGAGTCACACAAACACAGGGGAGAATGTGGTTCCAGGAAAAAGGGGTCGAAACACAGCAAAGTGGACTACAAGGACAACCGAGTCCTGGGGACATGTTCTCCCAAAATGAGTGCAGCGAGTGAACTTGAAGGAGGGATGCCGACATACCCTCATTTTAAACGAAGGAAATCCGAGGAGCCCGATTCTGGGAGTGACGAGCTGGAAGGGAAGGTGGAAAGCGGACTACTACGCTTGGCTGGAAGGCAGGAAGCAAAGCTGGGCGGTGCAGCCAGAACGCACCTGAATCGCGCGTCGCTGGGCTACAGCGATGGTACATACGGTGCAGACTCGCACCCTCTTCGGACTAACCAAGCCGTGGAAAGTACAGTTTCCAAGAATGAACCAGGGGTGGATGCACCCCCACATAAAAGTAAGCACCTACCCGAGGGCCCGGTGCCACGGAATAGCGTCAGTGACAGACCTGTTTCAAAGCCCCCCTTGCTGGCTACACACCAAGTGTCCCGATTTCTGTCGGAACCAGAAGAGTCCTGGAGCCCCTCCCTGAACAATTTGGAAAAGGTGGTAGTCACGGATGTCACCTCAAACTTCCTGACTGTTACCATCAAAGAAAGCAGCACGGACGAAGGGTTCTTTAAAGAAAAAGTTTAA